From Pedobacter cryoconitis, one genomic window encodes:
- a CDS encoding dihydroorotase, which translates to MNTILIKAATLVNEGKIYVADVFIKDGLIEEISPVINRSADQEINAEGLHLLPGMIDDQVHFREPGLTHKADIFTESMAAVAGGITSFMEMPNTVPNTLTQSLLADKYQIASEMSLANYSFFMGASNDNIEEVLKTDPAQVCGIKVFMGSSTGNMLVDNEQVLDNIFREAPILVATHCEDELTIRTNMAAFKEKYGENITIDMHPLIRNDEACYISSSLAVSLAKKHNTRLHILHISTAKEIALFDAITPLKDKRITAEACVHHLWFSDQDYATKGNLIKWNPAVKTAADRDAILKGVLDGHIDVIATDHAPHTIEEKAQTYLKAPAGGPLVQHALSALLEMYHQGKITLEKIAEKTAHNVATCFQIDKRGFIREGYWADLVLVALNDPVKVTKANILYKCGWSPFEGQTFKADITHTFISGNLAYQKGKFMTNETGKRLTFNR; encoded by the coding sequence ATGAACACCATCCTTATAAAAGCCGCAACCTTAGTTAACGAAGGGAAAATTTATGTTGCGGATGTATTTATCAAAGACGGATTAATTGAAGAAATCAGTCCGGTAATAAACAGATCCGCCGATCAGGAAATCAATGCAGAAGGTTTACACTTGTTACCCGGTATGATTGACGATCAGGTCCATTTCAGAGAACCGGGTTTAACCCACAAAGCAGATATCTTTACCGAGAGCATGGCGGCAGTTGCCGGAGGGATTACCTCCTTCATGGAAATGCCAAATACAGTTCCGAATACACTTACACAAAGCCTGTTAGCGGACAAATATCAAATTGCCTCAGAGATGTCACTGGCTAATTATTCCTTTTTCATGGGGGCTTCCAACGATAACATTGAAGAAGTCCTGAAAACTGATCCGGCACAAGTATGTGGTATTAAAGTATTTATGGGTTCATCTACCGGAAATATGCTGGTTGATAATGAACAGGTCCTGGATAATATTTTCAGAGAAGCCCCGATACTGGTTGCCACACATTGTGAAGATGAGCTGACTATCAGAACTAACATGGCTGCCTTCAAAGAAAAATACGGAGAAAACATTACTATAGACATGCATCCGCTGATCCGTAACGATGAAGCTTGTTACATTTCTTCGTCGCTTGCCGTTTCACTTGCTAAAAAACACAATACCAGATTACATATTCTACACATCTCAACGGCAAAAGAAATCGCGTTATTCGATGCAATTACCCCTTTAAAGGATAAAAGAATTACTGCCGAAGCCTGCGTTCACCACCTCTGGTTCAGCGATCAGGATTATGCGACAAAAGGAAACCTGATTAAATGGAACCCGGCTGTTAAAACCGCAGCAGACCGTGATGCTATTCTGAAAGGTGTATTAGATGGCCATATCGATGTAATCGCTACTGATCACGCTCCGCATACCATTGAAGAAAAAGCACAAACTTATCTGAAAGCCCCCGCGGGCGGCCCACTTGTACAACATGCACTTTCTGCACTGCTGGAAATGTATCACCAGGGAAAAATAACACTCGAAAAAATAGCAGAGAAAACAGCACACAATGTAGCCACCTGCTTTCAAATTGACAAAAGAGGCTTTATCAGAGAAGGTTACTGGGCAGATTTAGTATTAGTTGCACTTAATGACCCTGTTAAAGTAACTAAAGCCAATATTCTATATAAATGCGGCTGGTCTCCTTTTGAAGGACAAACTTTCAAAGCTGATATTACCCATACCTTTATCTCTGGAAATCTGGCTTATCAAAAAGGAAAGTTTATGACCAATGAAACTGGAAAACGATTAACTTTTAACAGATAA
- a CDS encoding DUF3810 domain-containing protein, with product MNSAIKSKVHRLVILSCIALLIFLLGLNSKLTETIYSSGLYPLTSVAQRFISSPFPFAVGDFLYLILILYCLWSIFKAIRKIKTRIPGQQLRFFFPLQLANFTLILYIVFKLLWGLNYSRPSISSQLGLSNQKYTTKDLVQLGDFLINRVNTTKQKIQQTGVQKEFNIKELESGSKSAYDKLAKTNSLFTYRVPAVKAVILEQTITKSGIEGYYAPPSGEANVNMLIPAIDLPFITCHEISHELGVAREDEANLVGYLVSTSSSDLNFQYSGYYNILRNVLFEIRIKSPEDYDLLFKKINEATLTDFKNEQEFWRKYNSEMSGYFGVAFDKFLKINNQKKGTDSYQDIVLWVFNLHKKELHKTLQP from the coding sequence ATGAATTCCGCGATCAAGTCAAAAGTACACCGACTGGTTATATTAAGCTGTATTGCTTTACTGATTTTCCTTCTGGGACTTAACAGTAAACTCACGGAAACAATTTATTCCAGCGGTCTTTATCCACTGACTTCGGTCGCTCAACGCTTCATCAGCTCACCGTTTCCTTTTGCGGTGGGCGATTTTCTGTATCTGATTTTAATTCTTTACTGCCTGTGGTCGATCTTTAAAGCGATTAGAAAAATAAAAACCAGAATACCGGGACAGCAATTGCGATTTTTCTTCCCATTACAACTGGCTAACTTTACGCTGATCTTATATATAGTATTTAAACTGCTTTGGGGCCTGAACTATTCCAGACCCTCTATTTCCAGCCAATTAGGGCTCAGTAACCAAAAATATACCACAAAAGACCTTGTCCAGTTAGGTGATTTTCTGATTAACCGGGTCAATACTACTAAACAAAAAATACAACAGACTGGTGTCCAGAAGGAATTCAATATTAAAGAACTGGAAAGCGGCTCTAAATCTGCTTATGATAAATTAGCGAAAACCAATTCACTTTTTACTTACCGCGTGCCGGCCGTTAAAGCTGTAATCCTGGAGCAGACCATCACCAAATCGGGTATAGAAGGCTATTATGCTCCTCCATCTGGTGAAGCGAATGTCAACATGCTTATTCCTGCAATAGATTTACCTTTTATCACTTGTCACGAAATCTCACACGAACTGGGCGTAGCACGTGAAGATGAAGCCAATCTGGTAGGTTACCTTGTCAGCACCAGTAGTTCCGATCTTAATTTCCAATATTCTGGTTACTATAACATCCTTCGGAACGTACTCTTCGAGATCAGGATTAAATCACCCGAAGATTATGACCTGCTCTTTAAAAAAATTAATGAAGCTACACTGACCGATTTTAAGAACGAACAGGAATTCTGGAGAAAATACAACTCCGAAATGTCAGGATACTTCGGTGTAGCTTTTGATAAATTCCTTAAAATCAATAACCAGAAAAAAGGAACTGACAGTTACCAGGACATCGTTTTATGGGTCTTTAACCTGCATAAAAAGGAATTGCATAAAACATTACAACCCTAA